The sequence below is a genomic window from Synechococcus sp. PCC 7335.
GGGACATTGCGATCGTGGTTGCATGGGCGGACGTATCCGACTGCAAATGGAAATAAGTATTTTGAGCCGTTGATTCACTTGCCAGATGGCAATAGTCCCCAGCTTTCGTTCACTAACCTGGTTGAAGCTCATGTGCTGAGGGTGATTAGGCAAAACCACAAGGTGCGTTTGGACAAGGTGCGTACGGCGCTGGATTACGTAGAGCAAAAGTTTGGGTTGCCTCACCCGCTGGCGCGAGCCCAATTTCAGACGGACGGTGTGGATTTGTTTGTGGAGTCTGTAGGTCAGCTGATTAATGCGTCTAGAGATGGTCAGCTGGCTATGAAAAAGACCTTACAGCAGTTCCTCCAGCGTATTGAATGGGATGAGGAAGGGCACCCGCAACGGCTATTTCCACTGATTCAGCTACAGCAGGCAGATGAGCCTCGTGTATTGGAGATTAACCCACGGTTATCATTTGGACGGCCTGTGGTGGTCAATACAGGGATTCCTGCGAATATGATTATTGACCGTTTCCGGGCAGGCGAAAGCTTGGAATCGTTGGCTGACGATTATGACTTAAGCCGTCAGCAGCTTGAAGAAATTCTTCGGTTTGAGATGGTTTTGTCTAAGGCTGCGTGACCCATGCGCTATTGGATTAGCCTGCTTTTTTAGATCGCTTCTGTTGTAGATACTCTGCAAAATCTCGAACTTCTGCCAATAGGTCTTCAGGTAAATAGTTCAGTAGTTCGATGACCTGGGCCTGAATCGTTGTTCTATCTAGCTGGATATCAGATTTTTCTAAGGTCAGTACACTAGAGTTTTCTCCAGTATCATCCATAAATTCGACTTCAAAGCCTTGCGTGTCGCTATAGCAATGCACCACTGCGCCCCGGCTGCCTTTCGGAACGACCTTTCCGGAGCCCTGCTCTTTGATATCGCGTGTGAGGGTGATGACGTCGAGTTCCTTAATCATGAATCAGTAAATCCTTCGCCTCTAGCTGTCTTTATAAGGTCGAGCCGTAATAAATCGGGGGGAGTCTTCTCCATTATCAATAATCCAGACTGTCAAGATGGTAACTGTTTT
It includes:
- a CDS encoding DUF433 domain-containing protein, which produces MTSTYEQLDIRNVATYPVADAARYLAIPAGTLRSWLHGRTYPTANGNKYFEPLIHLPDGNSPQLSFTNLVEAHVLRVIRQNHKVRLDKVRTALDYVEQKFGLPHPLARAQFQTDGVDLFVESVGQLINASRDGQLAMKKTLQQFLQRIEWDEEGHPQRLFPLIQLQQADEPRVLEINPRLSFGRPVVVNTGIPANMIIDRFRAGESLESLADDYDLSRQQLEEILRFEMVLSKAA
- a CDS encoding DUF4926 domain-containing protein, whose translation is MIKELDVITLTRDIKEQGSGKVVPKGSRGAVVHCYSDTQGFEVEFMDDTGENSSVLTLEKSDIQLDRTTIQAQVIELLNYLPEDLLAEVRDFAEYLQQKRSKKAG